One genomic region from Ptychodera flava strain L36383 chromosome 5, AS_Pfla_20210202, whole genome shotgun sequence encodes:
- the LOC139133785 gene encoding FAD-dependent oxidoreductase domain-containing protein 2-like — MAERTDYEYIVVGAGPAGVQMAYYMEKSKMDYLVVERADGPGSFYRKYPRHRNLISINKKYNVFPEPEFNMRHDWNSLLCDEEDPLLFTDYSEDLFPNAGLLVKYIEDFCKKYKTNIRYNTNITNVHRDKKSNGHKSRSRFTLTDEKGTTFTCRVLMIGTGPIVPHEPKIPGVELIDSYQNIRWTWKNTKTRKCAFWEAETVHLRLLTIWLVLLV, encoded by the exons ATGGCTGAAAGAACCG ATTATGAGTATATCGTGGTCGGCGCTGGCCCTGCCGGTGTGCAGATGGCCTACTACATGGAGAAGAGCAAGATGGATTATTTGGTCGTTGAGAGAGCAGACGGACCTGGTTCCTTCTATCGCAAATATCCCCGCCATCGTAATCTTATCTCGATCAACAAGAAGTACAACGTCTTCCCTGAGCCTGAGTTCAACATGCGTCACGACTGGAACTCCTTGCTCTGTGACGAAGAGGACCCGCTCCTCTTCACCGATTATTCTGAAGATCTCTTTCCAAATGCCGGGCTGCTTGTGAA ATACATCGAAGACTTCTGCAAGAAGTATAAAACCAACATCCGTTACAACACCAACATCACCAACGTTCACAGAGACAAGAAAAGCAATGGTCACAAGTCCAGATCCAGGTTCACATTGACGGATGAGAAGGGTACAACATTCACGTGTCGTGTTCTTATGATCGGTACCGGTCCTATTGTGCCTCACGAACCCAAGATTCCTGGCGTTGAACTCATCGACTCCTACCAAAACATTCGCTGGACCTggaagaatacaaaaacaagaaagtgTGCATTCTGGGAGGCGGAAACAGTGCATTTGAG GTTGCTGACCATCTGGCTGGTTCTGCTGGTTTGA
- the LOC139134150 gene encoding FAD-dependent oxidoreductase domain-containing protein 2-like, whose product MFNRHPVKFAWDTHFVGHLRAVNNNVLDMYHLKSLHALRQCEATRIWKTEDGKFSIEYDMHLPNWDPPGTGRFVTSGYDKIISCTGWKFLNIAMFDDSCKPEMHTEDKYPVLDEHWQSTVPDMYVIGTAMQARDRRAASGFIHGFRYNVRTLTNMLQNTYNSKELKKQIFSPIDQEEICNFVVKHISVVSGLYQMGQGFLCDVMLIKKDGDAKTDAPTAGRVEYLRELPQAWVKKQDWFMDAKMAIIITIEDTISKYPTLSATEFFTPGDANASNCKCSPFPQGVFRVYKNGKMAEELYIGGSLVVRADTRNFDGDTNPERYVNKVKNLFFRHTRIGKDGFYEQLFSPDMWPKVYRPWTQEEIAEQTKKEVDKLKKAQQFECSISILRPQVDVSDM is encoded by the exons ATGTTTAACAGACATCCCGTCAAGTTCGCCTGGGACACTCACTTCGTCGGTCATCTCCGAGCCGTCAACAACAACGTCCTCGACATGTACCATCTCAAGTCACTCCACGCCCTGCGTCAATGTGAAGCCACGAGAATCTGGAAGACCGAAGACGGCAAATTTAGCATCGAATACGACATGCACCTTCCCAACTGGGATCCACCAGGCACTGGCCGCTTCGTCACCAGCGGATACGACAAAATCATATCTTGTACCGGCTGGAAGTTCCTCAATATTGCCATGTTTGATGATTCGTGTAAACCAG AGATGCACACAGAAGACAAATATCCAGTTCTCGATGAACACTGGCAGTCGACAGTTCCTGACATGTACGTGATTGGTACAGCCATGCAGGCACGTGACAGACGAGCTGCCTCCGGTTTCATCCATGGCTTCCGGTACAACGTGCGCACTCTCACCAACATGCTACAGAACACGTACAATAGCAAAGAACTGAAAAAACAAATCTTCAGTCCTATCGACCAAGAAGAGATTTGCAACTTTGTTGTCA AACACATCAGCGTCGTCTCGGGTCTCTATCAGATGGGTCAGGGCTTCCTCTGTGACGTAATGCTCATAAAGAAAGATGGCGACGCCAAGACAGACGCGCCCACCGCGGGCAGGGTTGAATACTTGCGTGAGCTTCCGCAGGCCTGGGTCAAAAAGCAAGACTGGTTCATGGATGCCAAGATGGCTATTATCATCACAATCGAAGATACCATCAGCAA ATATCCGACCTTGAGCGCGACAGAATTTTTCACTCCCGGCGATGCCAACGCGTCCAACTGCAAATGCTCACCTTTCCCACAGGGGGTGTTCCGTGTCTACAAGAACGGCAAGATGGCGGAGGAGTTGTACATTGGTGGTTCACTGGTTGTGCGTGCAGATACCAGAAACTTCGACGGTGACACCAACCCTGAGAGATACGTCAATAAAGTCAAGAATCTATTCTTCCGCCAT ACTAGGATTGGAAAGGATGGGTTCTACGAACAGCTGTTCTCACCGGACATGTGGCCAAAGGTCTACCGTCCATGGACGCAGGAAGAAATCGCCGAGCAGACAAAGAAAGAGGTGGACAAATTGAAGAAAGCTCAGCAATTCGAGTGCAGTATTTCTATCCTCAGACCTCAAGTTGACGTCAGCGACATGTGA
- the LOC139134152 gene encoding zinc finger protein 347-like, with translation MESAGILDNLEASERTRNGGGGTGSGSAFNYSCGVPLSPQECRAICKALKHFDKMHELVKPLETQTEKMSQRYQDKALSLQDASIIVQSLVQHGLITSTLEYGMSNLENSYKDLTPQHEDNHIEHLATLHKDSFSLVECHSLNGNNDDGKISRECGKIYVKNSTDGEHSLNYLGAQSSECRERVDTFTHNRYLKGPASIHSDLSAFQRSECGKTLMQNHETHMFTSSNIKPDESKECGQTLTQKSDLVHADFKQLVCKECGRKYANKSTLKKHMSNHFNIRQYECNECGKMLPRNCDLKRHVIIHSHVRPYKCEECGKMLARKGDLKRHLSIHSGIRKHECRECGKKFVQKYYLTKHMVIHSDIRPHNCKECGKTFKIKESLAKHMLIHSGVRPHKCKECGKTFTYKGDLKMHMLTHSEIRPHECKECGKTFTYKKSLKMHMLTHSEIRPHKCKECGKTFKRNQCLVLHMLTHSGVRQHECNE, from the exons agTGTCGTGCAATATGTAAAGCTCtaaaacattttgacaaaatgcatGAGCTAGTGAAACCATTAGAGACACAGACTGAAAAGATGTCTCAACGATATCAAGACAAAGCATTATCACTGCAAG ATGCATCAATAATTGTACAGAGCCTTGTGCAACATGGACTGATTACCAGTACGTTGGAATATGGCATGTCAAACCTAGAGAACAGTTACAAAGACCTGACTCCACAGCATGAGGACAATCATATAGAACACCTTGCTACATTACACAAGGATTCCTTCAGTTTGGTGGAGTGTCATTCTCTTAATGGGAACAATGATGATGGTAAAATCAGCCGTGAGTGTGGAAAGATTTATGTGAAAAACAGCACAGATGGAGAACATAGCTTGAACTATTTAGGCGCACAATCAAGTGAGTGCAGAGAACGTGTTGATACCTTCACACACAACAGGTATCTCAAGGGGCCTGCATCGATCCATTCTGATCTCTCAGCATTCCAACGCAgtgagtgtggtaaaacattaaTGCAGAATCATGAGACTCATATGTTTACAAGCTCAAATATCAAACCAGATGAAAGCAAAGAATGTGGCCAAACacttactcaaaaaagtgaccTGGTCCATGCTGATTTCAAACAACTTgtatgcaaagagtgtggtagaaaatatgcaaataagagcACTCTCAAAAAGCACATGTCAAACCACTTCAATATCAGACAATATGAATGCAATGAGTGTGGTAAAATGTTACCTCGAAATTGTGATCTTAAGAGACATGTAATTATCCATTCTCATGTCAGACCATATAAATGCGAAGAGTGCGGTAAAATGTTAGCTCGAAAGGGCgatttaaaaagacatttgtcaATCCATTCTGGTATCAGAAAACATGAATgcagagagtgtggtaaaaAGTTTGTTCAAAAGTATTATCTGACGAAACACATGGTAATCCATTCTGATATCAGACCACATAattgcaaagagtgtggtaaaacatttaaaataaagGAGAGTCTTGCAAAGCATATGTTGAttcattctggtgtcagaccacataaatgtaaagagtgtggtaaaacattcacatatAAGGGTGATCTTAAAATGCACATGTTGACCCACTCAGagatcagaccacatgaatgcaaagagtgtggtaaaacattcacatacAAGAAGAGTCTTAAAATGCACATGTTGACCCACTCAGAGATCAGACCACataaatgtaaagagtgtggtaaaacatttaaaagaaatCAGTGTCTTGTCCTACACATGTTGAcacattctggtgtcagacagcATGAGTGTAACGAGTAA